The Dama dama isolate Ldn47 chromosome 28, ASM3311817v1, whole genome shotgun sequence genome has a window encoding:
- the RFPL4B gene encoding LOW QUALITY PROTEIN: ret finger protein-like 4B (The sequence of the model RefSeq protein was modified relative to this genomic sequence to represent the inferred CDS: deleted 1 base in 1 codon; substituted 1 base at 1 genomic stop codon) yields the protein MERSCSQSRQDFTQKSPEKDITLDADTTNPFLVLSEDLRSVQCGKICQNLMEHPQRFPRHCVLDTPCFSSGCHYWEVEVGKSNEWALGICKKSIHRKRKSDFSSEHGFWVISMKAGTIYTCSIPEIRIPASPCLSXVRIFLDIELEEIKFFDISHDALIYINSNISCLEPLCPFFCPELPREGGNAALLTICPSEVHPFLGSSSEMNDVFHVKNVRMTKEEAIW from the exons ATGGAGAGAAGCTGCAGTCAGAGCAGACAAGACTTCACCCAGAAGTCTCCAGAAAAG GACATAACTCTGGACGCAGACACCACCAACCCCTTCCTTGTCCTCTCTGAGGACCTAAGGAGTGTCCAGTGTGGGAAGATCTGCCAAAACCTGATGGAACATCCCCAGAGATTTCCA AGGCATTGTGTCCTGGACACTCCGTGTTTCTCTTCTGGCTGCCATTACTGGGAGGTAGAAGTGGGGAAGAGTAATGAGTGGGCTCTGGGAATCTGCAAAAAATCGATCCACAGGAAGAGGAAGAGTGATTTCTCCTCTGAACATGGCTTCTGGGTCATCAGCATGAAGGCTGGGACAATATATACCTGCTCCATCCCAGAAATCAGAATTCCTGCAAGCCCTTGCCTTAGCTGAGTCAGAATTTTTCTAGACATTGAGTTGGAAGAAATCAAGTTTTTTGATATTAGCCATGATGCCCTCATCTATATAAATAGTAATATTTCCTGTTTGGAGCCTTTGTGTCCATTCTTTTGTCCTGAGTTGCCCAGAGAAGGTGGTAATGCTGCCCTCCTGACCATCTGTCCATCAGAAGTTCATCCCTTTCTAGGCTCCTCCAGTGAGATGAATGACGTCTTCCATGTGAAAAACGTCAGAATGACCAAAGAAGAGGCAATTTGGTAG